One Apodemus sylvaticus chromosome 23, mApoSyl1.1, whole genome shotgun sequence genomic window carries:
- the LOC127673695 gene encoding sperm motility kinase 3A-like produces the protein MSFGSKEDSENLRSESSFSNTESFHSQYILGKTISHGGRSNVKLAHHRLTGTPVAVKMIPKQENWCHPVTSEVESMMTLNHPNIISLFQVIKTEKRVYLIMELCEGKSLYHHILEAGHLQEDEARVIFTQILHAMNYCHDQGIVHRDLKPDNIMIDSNGKIKVIDFGLSAQVKPGQRLRYHCGTFPFAAPELLLGRLYDGHKLDVWTLGIDLYLMITGRVPFDASNLLHFRRQVVSGKYPVPSRLSRELQDLVRLLLTADPKQRPTIGEVLKHPWVREDSQVFTHPREELPTLGPDVAIIKAMGHLGFREEDIKDSLFCKKYNQDMACYSFLKQQAVKQHECDSLTRSKPMNPLRTPLPSPDDPATFNLEQSCREMQRALHWSSYTSEGYLFTDGQRHKEESKQQMLLKGETSGKMQTKPARILQRRNRVKSNPARQNAPNMPTPIHSLK, from the exons ATGAGTTTTGGGAGTAAAGAGGATTCAGAAAACCTCAGATCTGAGTCCAGCTTTTCTAACACAGAGAGTTTTCACTCTCAGTACATCCTGGGAAAGACCATTAGCCACGGAGGCCGCTCCAATGTGAAGTTGGCCCATCACCGCCTCACAGGCACCCCCGTGGCTGTGAAAATGATACCCAAGCAAGAGAACTGGTGCCATCCTGTCACATCAGAGGTGGAGAGCATGATGACTTTAAATCACCCCAACATTATCTCTCTGTTCCAAGTCatcaagacagagaagagagtatACCTGATTATGGAGTTGTGTGAGGGCAAGTCACTTTACCACCACATCCTAGAGGCTGGCCACCTGCAGGAGGATGAAGCCAGGGTAATCTTCACACAAATTTTACATGCTATGAACTATTGCCATGACCAAGGTATAGTTCATAGAGATCTCAAGCCGGACAACATCATGATAGAtagcaatggaaaaataaaagtaattgacTTTGGGCTGAGTGCCCAAGTGAAGCCAGGACAGCGGCTGAGGTATCACTGTGGGACTTTCCCCTTTGCTGCGCCTGAGCTCCTCCTTGGCAGACTATATGATGGCCACAAGCTCGATGTATGGACCCTGGGTATCGATTTGTATCTTATGATCACCGGAAGGGTACCATTTGATGCTTCCAACTTACTACATTTTCGAAGACAGGTTGTGTCAGGAAAGTATCCTGTCCCCTCTCGCCTATCAAGAGAACTCCAGGACCTGGTTAGACTTTTACTTACAGCAGACCCCAAACAGAGGCCAACCATTGGTGAAGTTCTGAAGCATCCCTGGGTCAGAGAAGATTCCCAGGTGTTCACGCATCCTCGTGAGGAGCTGCCCACCCTCGGCCCAGATGTGGCCATTATAAAAGCCATGGGACACCTTGGCTTCAGAGAAGAAGATATAAAAGACTCTCTATTTTGTAAAAAATACAACCAGGACATGGCCTGTTATAGTTTCCTGAAACAACAGGCTGTGAAACAACATGAATGTGACAGCCTGACCCGTTCTAAGCCCATGAATCCACTGAGGACACCTTTACCTTCCCCTGATGATCCTGCCACTTTCAACCTTGAACAAAGTTGTAGAGAAATGCAACGAGCATTACACTGGTCATCTTACACGAGTGAAG GATACCTGTTTACAGATGGGCAGAGACACAAAGAGGAGAGCAAACAGCAGATGTTGCTGAAAGGTGAAACATCAGGCAAGATGCAGACCAAACCAG CTCGCATTTTGCAGAGAAGGAATAGGGTTAAAAGTAATCCTGCCAGGCAAAACGCGCCAAACATGCCAACTCCGATCCACTCCTTAAAATAG